In the genome of Lysobacter sp. BMK333-48F3, the window AAGTTTCATCGGTCGGCGAGTGCGGCGGGACATCGGTTCAGGTGCTTGCGATAAGCTGCGGGCTGCTGAAGGCCGCCATTCTACCGGCCCACTGGTCCCGACGTGGTTTTCTACCATTCGATTTGCCCGATCGGTCCAATAGACGCTGGCTACGACCGCGACGACGGCGCTGCCGCGCCGCGCGCCGACACCCTGGCCCGGCGGATCGGCGCGGTCCTGTTCGGCGTCGGCCTGCTCGGCGCGCTGCTGGCGGCCCCGGTGCGGGCCGCGGCGGTGCCGCCGGCGCCGTCGGCCGCGGCCCTGGCAGCCGCCCAGGCGACCATCCGCGAGCGCGCCGCGGCCGATCCGACCGGGTCGTCGCTGGAAGCGCTGATGAGCGGCGAATTCGCCCTCCAGGCCGGCAAGCTGAACGATGCCGCCACGGCTTATCTCAAGGCCGCGCGCGCCGCCGGCGACGCCGGCCTGGCCGAGCGCGCGACCAGCATCGCCGTCCTGGCCAAGCAGGACCAGGTCGCCGGCGAGGCGCTGGCGCTGTGGCGCAAGCTCGGCGGCCAGGGCAGCGGCGTGGCCGCCGCTGAGGCCACCTTGTCGCTGCGCCGTGGCGACGACCGCGCGGCCCTGCGCCAGCTCAACGAATTGATGGCCGCCGATCCCGAGGCCGGCTGGCGCCAGGTGCTGGTGGTGCTGACCACCGGCTCGAAGGACCCGGAGCAGGCCGGGCGCGTGCTGGAGAAGATCGTCGACGGCGGCAAGATCCCGCAGCGCAATCTGATGGCCTGGGTCGCCTTCGGCGGCCTGTCGCAGCGCCTGGACCGGCCCAGGCTGACCGAGCGCATCGTCGAGGAAGTGGTCGAGCGGTTCCCGGGCGAGCCGCGCGTGGCCCTGCTGCGGGCCAGCCAGCTGCGCGAGGACGGCAAGCCCGACGAGGCGCGCAAGCTGCTGCAGACCCTGGAACCGCAGGCCGAGCGCGACAACAGCCTGCGCGCGCTGATCGCCGAGCAGTACGAGGCCTTGAAGGATTTCCAGCAGGTCGCCGCCGTGCTCGGCCGCGGCCCGCAGGACGAGCAGACCTATGCGCTGCGTGCGTCCTACCTGGCCCGCGCCGAAGACAAGCCGACCCTGACCAAGCTCTACGACGAACTGCGCGCCAGCGCGGCCAAGCCCGATCCGGCGCGGCGCCTGCTGCTGGGGCAACTGGCCGAATTCCTGGAGCGCAACGAAGAAGCGCTGGCCTGGTACCAGGGCGTGCCGGGCGGTTCGCAGCGCTCGCTGGCGCGCCTGCGCAGCAGCAACGTCCTGCACAAGCTCGATCGCGCCGGCGAGGCCTACGCCAACCTGCGCGCGATGCAGGCCGACGCCGCGATCCAGGACGACGCCCGCCGCGACGCCTATCTGCTGGAAGCCAACCTGCGCGCCGACGACAAGAACGACGCCGGCGAGAGCGACGCCTTCGCCCGCGGCCTGGCCGCGTTCCCGGACGAGCCGGAAATCCTCTACGCCCGCGCCCTGAGCTGGGAGCGCCGCGACGACATCGCCCGCGCCGAGGCCGACCTGCGCCGGATCCTGGTCGCCGAGCCGGACAACAGCGCCGCGCTCAACGCGCTCGGCTACACCCTGGCCGACCGCACCACCCGTTACCAGGAAGCGTTGGAACTGATCGAGCGCGCCCGCGCCGCCGAGCCGGACAACTACGCGGTGATCGACAGCTACGGCTGGGTGCTTTACCGCCTGGGCCGCATGGCCGAAGCCGAAACCGAACTGCGCCGGGCCCTGACCCTGCAGAAGGACGCCGAAGTCGCCGCCCACCTGGGCGAGGTGCTGTGGCAGGCCGGCAAGCGCGAGGAAGCGCGCAAGTATTTCGAACAGGCGCGCCAGATCGACCCCGACAACCGCTCGCTGTTGCGCGCGCTGAAGAAGCTGGGCCTGTGAGCGCCGCCCGGATCGCCCCCACGCCGCGCGCCGCGGCGCGCCTGGCCGGCGCGGCCGCGTTGGCGCTGCTGCTCGGCGCCTGCGCCAGCCAGCCCGGTCGGCGCTCGCCGCCGGCCGAGACGGTGGTGCCGGCGGCCGACGCCGCGGCGCGCGAGACCGCGCGCGTCGCCCGTCTGCGCGGCCAGGCCGATTGGTCGCTGAACGGTCGCATCGCCGTGTCCAACGCCGGCAAGGGCGGCAGCGGCCGGATCGAATGGAGCCAGCGCGATGCCGCCTTCGAAGTCGCGCTGAGCGCGCCGGTGACCCGGCAGAGCTGGCGCCTGAGCGGCGGCCCCGGCGCGGCGCGCCTGGAAGGCCTGGACGGCGGTTCGCGCGAGGGCGGCGATGCTGCCGCATTGCTGCGCGAGGCCACCGGTTGGGAGATTCCGGTCGCGGCCCTGGCCGACTGGCTGCGCGCGCTGCCGGCGCAGGGCGGCCCGCAGGCGCAGGTCGCGCCGGGCGCCGACGGCCGGCCGCAGGCGATCGAGCAGGGCGGCTGGCGGATCGGCTACGAATGGCCTGCGACCGGCGACCTGCCGTCGCGGCTGGACGCGCGCCGCGACGGCGCGCGGGTGCGGCTGATCGTGGATCAGTGGCAGGGCGGGGCGAGCGACGCGAGCGCGCCGCCGGCCGAGGAAAGCCAGACCGAGCGCCTGCAGCGCGAGCTGTCGCAGCTGGATCTGGCCGATCCGGCCGCCGACCTGCGCCGCAATATCGCCCAGGGCGACCTGCGCCCGATCGGCGTCTGCGGTTTCGCCTGCCTGGCGCCGGGCCTGGCCCAAGGCGAGCAGCCCAAGCTGCAGGCCATGCGGATCCTGTCCGGCACCGGCGACGTGATCGAAGGCGAGCGCCACCAGCGCCTGATCGAGCAGGCCCGGGCCTACGCCACCGCCTACAACCGGGCCTTGAGCGACTGGCGGCGCGCGCATCCGTCCGCCGCCGGTCGCTGATCGCCTCCTCCTTATCCGCAGCCCGGCCTGCCGTTGCCCCGACCGCCATGTCCGACCCGCTTTCTCCTGCCGCCGGCGCCGAGTCCGGCTGGTCGCTCTGGCCCGCGCCGGCCAAGCTGAACCTGTTCCTGCGCATCGTCGGCCGCCGCGCCGACGGCTACCACCTGCTGCAGACCGTGTTCCGTCTCCTGGACTGGGGAGACAGCATCCGCCTGCGCCCGCGCAGCGACGGCCGGGTGGTGCGCCACGGCGGCTCGGTGGCCGGCGTCGCCGAGGCCGACGACCTCACCGTGCGCGCCGCGCGCTTGCTGCAAATGGAGTCCAATTGCGGCCAAGGCGCGGACATCGTCATCGAAAAACGCATTCCGGCCGGCGGCGGTTTCGGCGGCGGTTCGTCCGACGCGGCGACTGTGCTGGTGGCCCTGGACGCGCTCTGGGGCACTGGCCTGGGGGTCGAGCGCCTGGCCGCGCTGGGCCTGCGCCTGGGCGCCGACGTGCCGGTGTTCGTGCGCGGCGACAACGCCTGGGCCGAGGGGGTGGGCGAGGATCTGCGCCCGATCGCGCTGGCCCCGGCCTGGTACGTGCTGGCCGATCCGGGCGTCCACGCCCCGACCGCGGCCCTGTTTCAATCGCCTGAATTGACGCGGGATGCTGCGCCCGCGACAATGTCGGACTTCGTTTCGGGTTCACCGCTCGGGAATGCGTTCGAGCCGGTGCTGCGTCAGCGCGAGGCCGCCGTCGAGGCCGCCTTCGCCGCCTTGTCGCGGATCGGTTCGCCACGCCTGACCGGGTCCGGCAGCGGCTGTTTCGTCGAATTCGCGACCCGCGAATCGGCGCAGGCGGCGCTGGCGGAACTGCCTTCCGGCCTGCGGGCCTGGACGGCCGGCGGCGCGGCGCATTCGCCGCTGCGCGACGCGCTCGAAGCAAAAACGTAAACCGCACAGGGGCGTCGCCAAGTGGCCCAAGGCACCGGGTTTTGATCCCGGCATTCGTAGGTTCGAATCCTACCGCCCCTGCCAGTGTTACCCGCGGGATTGGAGATTTGGGATTCGGGATTCGCAGGACGCGCGCCTGTTGATTCCCGAATCCCAAATCCCGAATCCCGGCTACAACGCCGCCCGGTCAGAGCGAAGCGGAGTAAAGACAGTGCAAAACGATCGCAACCTGTTGGTGTTCAGCGGCAACGCCAACCGTCCGCTTGCTGCAGCGGTGTGCAAGGAGCTCGGCATCCGGCTCGGCAAGGCCCTTGTGGGCCGCTTCTCCGACGGCGAAGTGCAGGTCGAGATCGAAGAGAACGTGCGTCGTCAGGAAGTATTCGTCATTCAGCCGACGAACGCGCCGACGGCCGAGAACTTCATGGAGCTGCTGGTCCTGATCGACGCGCTCAAGCGCGCCTCGGTGGCCAGCGTGACCGCGGTGGTGCCGTACTTCGGCTACGCCCGCCAGGATCGCCGCCCGCGCTCCTCGCGCGTGCCGATCACGGCCAAGGTCGCGGCCAAGATGTTCGGCGCGGTCGGCGCCGACCGGGTGCTCACGGTCGATCTGCATGCGGATCAGATCCAGGGCTTCTTCGACATCCCGGTCGACAACGTCTACGCCTCGCCGCTGCTGCTCGCCGACATCTGGCGCGCGCACGGCACCGACAACCTGATCGTCGTGTCCCCGGACGTCGGCGGCGTGGTGCGCGCCCGCGCGATCGCCAAGCGCCTGGACGACGCGGACCTGGCGATCATCGACAAGCGCCGCCCGCGCGCCAACGTCGCCACGGTGATGAACATCATCGGCGACGTGTCGGGCAAGACCTGCGTGCTGGTCGACGACATCGTCGACACCGCCGGCACCCTGTGCGCCGCCGCGGCGGCGCTCAAGGCGCAGGGCGCGCAGAAGGTCGTGGCCTACTGCACCCACCCGGTGCTGTCGGGCGCGGCCATCGACAACGTGACCAAGTCGCAGTTGGACGAGCTGGTGGTGACCGACACCATCCCGCTGACCGCCGCGGCCCGCGCCACCGGCCGCATCCGCCAGCTCAGCGTCGCCGAGCTGCTGGCCGAAACGATCCGCCGCATCGCCTTCGGCGAGTCGGTCAGCTCGTTGTACGTCGACTGATCCGGGAGCCGGGAGCGGGGAATCGGGAATCGTAAAAGCAGCTGCGGCGCGAGCGCTCTACCGATTCCCGATTCGCCATTCCCGATTCCCAGCTTCAAAGGCTCACCTGGTCGCGGGTGAGTCTCCCAGCCGCCGCGAGGCGGTTCTAACGCTGTAAAACCGAGTAAACGCAAATGTCCGAACACATCATCAAGGCCACTGGCCGCAACGTCGAGGGGAAGGGTGCGAGCCGCCGCCTGCGTCGTGCCGCCAGCATCCCGGCCATCGTCTACGGCGGCGAAGCCGCTCCGCAGCCGATCCAGCTCGACCACGAAAAGATCTGGCTGGCCAGCCAGCACGAGTGGTTCTACTCCTCGATCCTGAGCCTGGATCTGGACGGCAAGGTGCAGCAGGTCCTGCTGCGCGACATGCAGCGCCATCCGTTCAAGCAGATCATCATGCACCTGGACTTCCAGCGCGTCGACGCCAACCAGGCGCTGCGCGTGGCCGTGCCGCTGCACTTCCTCAACGAAGACAAGTCGCCGGCCGGCAAGTCCGCCGACGTCGTGGTCACCCACGAGCTCAACGAAGTCGAAGTCAGCTGCCTGCCGAAGGATCTGCCGGAGTTCATCGAGGTCGACCTGTCGGCGCTCAAGGTCGGCGACATCGTCCACCTGTCCGAGCTCAAGCTGCCGGCCGGCGTGGAAATCCCCGAGCTGAAGCTGGGCAAGGAACACGACGTCGCCGTCGTGATCGCCAAGCACGGCAAGGAAGAGGCCGTCTCCGACGCCGAGGCCCCGGCCGCCGAAGTGCCGGCCGCCAAGGTCTCGAAGAAGGACGAAGACAAGAAGTGATCGCAGGCCTGCGCGCCCCGACGGGCGCGCCGGTTCGCGTTCGCGGATTGTCTTGATCCATGGCGGGACTGCGCCTGATCGTCGGCCTGGGGAATCCCGGCGCCGAATACACCCGGACCCGGCACAACGCCGGGTTTTGGTTTGTGGACGCCCTGAACGAAAAGTTCGGCGGCCGCTTCGGCCTGGAGTCCAAGCTGTTCGGCGAAACCTCGAAGGTCGAGATCGCCGGCCGTCCGGTCTGGCTGCTCAAGCCGGCCACCTTCATGAACCTCTCCGGCAAATCGGTAGCCGCGGCGCTGCGCTACTGGAAGATCGAGCCGGACGAGGCGCTGCTGGCGCACGACGAGCTCGACCTGGCGCCGGGCACGGCGCGGCTCAAGTTCGACGGCGGCCACGGCGGCCAGAACGGCCTGCGCGACACCGTCCAGCACCTGGGTCACGGCAAGTTCCACCGCCTGCGCCTGGGCATCGGCCATCCCGGCCACAAGGACAAGGTCACCCCGTGGGTGCTCGGCCGTCCCGGCAAGGACGACGAGGCCACGATTCTGCGCGCCATCGACGACGCCATCGACGTCGTGCCGCTGGCCGTGCAGGGCAATTTCCTGGACGCGATGACGCGTCTGCACACCCCTCGGGCGTGAATCGGGAATGGGGAACCGGGAATCGGCTCGGCCGTTCCGCTTTTCTCCATTCCCGATTCTCGACTCCCTATTCCCGGACCTGAAGCCATGGGCATCAAATGCGGCATCGTCGGCCTGC includes:
- a CDS encoding tetratricopeptide repeat protein; the encoded protein is MARRIGAVLFGVGLLGALLAAPVRAAAVPPAPSAAALAAAQATIRERAAADPTGSSLEALMSGEFALQAGKLNDAATAYLKAARAAGDAGLAERATSIAVLAKQDQVAGEALALWRKLGGQGSGVAAAEATLSLRRGDDRAALRQLNELMAADPEAGWRQVLVVLTTGSKDPEQAGRVLEKIVDGGKIPQRNLMAWVAFGGLSQRLDRPRLTERIVEEVVERFPGEPRVALLRASQLREDGKPDEARKLLQTLEPQAERDNSLRALIAEQYEALKDFQQVAAVLGRGPQDEQTYALRASYLARAEDKPTLTKLYDELRASAAKPDPARRLLLGQLAEFLERNEEALAWYQGVPGGSQRSLARLRSSNVLHKLDRAGEAYANLRAMQADAAIQDDARRDAYLLEANLRADDKNDAGESDAFARGLAAFPDEPEILYARALSWERRDDIARAEADLRRILVAEPDNSAALNALGYTLADRTTRYQEALELIERARAAEPDNYAVIDSYGWVLYRLGRMAEAETELRRALTLQKDAEVAAHLGEVLWQAGKREEARKYFEQARQIDPDNRSLLRALKKLGL
- the lolB gene encoding lipoprotein insertase outer membrane protein LolB, producing MSAARIAPTPRAAARLAGAAALALLLGACASQPGRRSPPAETVVPAADAAARETARVARLRGQADWSLNGRIAVSNAGKGGSGRIEWSQRDAAFEVALSAPVTRQSWRLSGGPGAARLEGLDGGSREGGDAAALLREATGWEIPVAALADWLRALPAQGGPQAQVAPGADGRPQAIEQGGWRIGYEWPATGDLPSRLDARRDGARVRLIVDQWQGGASDASAPPAEESQTERLQRELSQLDLADPAADLRRNIAQGDLRPIGVCGFACLAPGLAQGEQPKLQAMRILSGTGDVIEGERHQRLIEQARAYATAYNRALSDWRRAHPSAAGR
- the ispE gene encoding 4-(cytidine 5'-diphospho)-2-C-methyl-D-erythritol kinase; amino-acid sequence: MSDPLSPAAGAESGWSLWPAPAKLNLFLRIVGRRADGYHLLQTVFRLLDWGDSIRLRPRSDGRVVRHGGSVAGVAEADDLTVRAARLLQMESNCGQGADIVIEKRIPAGGGFGGGSSDAATVLVALDALWGTGLGVERLAALGLRLGADVPVFVRGDNAWAEGVGEDLRPIALAPAWYVLADPGVHAPTAALFQSPELTRDAAPATMSDFVSGSPLGNAFEPVLRQREAAVEAAFAALSRIGSPRLTGSGSGCFVEFATRESAQAALAELPSGLRAWTAGGAAHSPLRDALEAKT
- a CDS encoding ribose-phosphate diphosphokinase — translated: MQNDRNLLVFSGNANRPLAAAVCKELGIRLGKALVGRFSDGEVQVEIEENVRRQEVFVIQPTNAPTAENFMELLVLIDALKRASVASVTAVVPYFGYARQDRRPRSSRVPITAKVAAKMFGAVGADRVLTVDLHADQIQGFFDIPVDNVYASPLLLADIWRAHGTDNLIVVSPDVGGVVRARAIAKRLDDADLAIIDKRRPRANVATVMNIIGDVSGKTCVLVDDIVDTAGTLCAAAAALKAQGAQKVVAYCTHPVLSGAAIDNVTKSQLDELVVTDTIPLTAAARATGRIRQLSVAELLAETIRRIAFGESVSSLYVD
- a CDS encoding 50S ribosomal protein L25/general stress protein Ctc; the protein is MSEHIIKATGRNVEGKGASRRLRRAASIPAIVYGGEAAPQPIQLDHEKIWLASQHEWFYSSILSLDLDGKVQQVLLRDMQRHPFKQIIMHLDFQRVDANQALRVAVPLHFLNEDKSPAGKSADVVVTHELNEVEVSCLPKDLPEFIEVDLSALKVGDIVHLSELKLPAGVEIPELKLGKEHDVAVVIAKHGKEEAVSDAEAPAAEVPAAKVSKKDEDKK
- the pth gene encoding aminoacyl-tRNA hydrolase, which codes for MAGLRLIVGLGNPGAEYTRTRHNAGFWFVDALNEKFGGRFGLESKLFGETSKVEIAGRPVWLLKPATFMNLSGKSVAAALRYWKIEPDEALLAHDELDLAPGTARLKFDGGHGGQNGLRDTVQHLGHGKFHRLRLGIGHPGHKDKVTPWVLGRPGKDDEATILRAIDDAIDVVPLAVQGNFLDAMTRLHTPRA